A single genomic interval of Scylla paramamosain isolate STU-SP2022 chromosome 12, ASM3559412v1, whole genome shotgun sequence harbors:
- the LOC135105996 gene encoding prostaglandin reductase 1-like produces MVVAKVWNLVRRPEGTPRMEDFALVEEQLPPCGEGDVLVEAVALSVDPYMRYRAKIIPLNGPMFGSQVAKVIESKNPEWPVGTHLVHYEGWRTHSLLTAQHIKENQFTIKPMPEMGNLPLSLGIGILGMPGNTAYFGLLDICNPKAGETVLVNGAAGAVGSAVVQIAKIKGCTVIAFAGSDEKVAWVKELGADYAFNYKTTNVSEALGKAAPKGIDVYFDNVGGKFTAEALPHMANLGRVSVCGAISTYNEKKEEAATTNGAFKESFLIQKQLRVEGFLVHRWNGRWLEGLSQLKEWILQGKLKYKETEFHGFDNMPKAFIGLFHGENTGKAVVLP; encoded by the exons ATGGTGGTGGCCAAGGTGTGGAATCTGGTGAGGCGACCAGAGGGGACTCCCCGGATGGAGGACTTCGCCTTGGTGGAGGAACAGTTGCCGCCgtgtggagagggag ATGTGCTGGTGGAGGCCGTGGCCCTAAGCGTGGACCCTTACATGAGGTACCGCGCAAAGATCATCCCTCTCAATGGGCCCATGTTCGGATCACAAGTCGCCAA AGTCATTGAGAGCAAGAACCCCGAGTGGCCCGTGGGGACTCATCTGGTTCACTACGAGGGCTGGCGCACCCACTCGCTGCTCACGGCTCAGCACATCAAAGAGAACCAGTTTACGATAAAGCCTATGCCGGAAATGGGCAATCTTCCTTTAAGTCTGGGAATTGGCATTCTGGGCATGCCAGG GAACACTGCATATTTTGGGCTGCTCGACATCTGCAATCCCAAGGCTGGGGAAACAGTGCTGGTGAACGGGGCTGCCGGCGCCGTGGGCAGTGCTGTGGTGCAGATTGCCAAGATTAAAG GATGCACAGTGATTGCCTTTGCTGGCTCTGACGAGAAGGTGGCTTGGGTTAAAGAGCTTGGTGCAGACTACGCCTTCAATTACAAGACCACAAATGTTAGCGAGGCACTGGGCAAGGCAGCGCCAAAGGGCATCGACGTTTACTTTGATAAT GTTGGTGGAAAGTTCACCGCAGAAGCCTTGCCGCACATGGCCAACTTAGGgcgagtgtctgtgtgtggcgCCATCTCCACCTacaacgagaagaaagaagaggctgCGACCACTAACG GTGCTTTCAAGGAAAGCTTCCTAATACAGAAGCAGCTGCGTGTTGAGGGATTTCTTGTGCACCGCTGGAATGGCCGCTGGCTGGAGGGACTCAGCCAGCTGAAGGAGTGGATACTGCAG ggaAAACTGAAGTACAAGGAGACTGAATTTCATGGATTTGACAACATGCCAAAAGCCTTCATTGGCTTGTTCCATGGAGAAAACACAGGCAAGGCGGTGGTGCTGCCATAG